In Streptomyces sp. HUAS ZL42, the DNA window CTGGACCTGCTGCAGCTGTTCTCCACAGCCATCCGCGCCAAGGGCCTCAAGCTGCTGGTGGCCATGCACCACGCGTACCACTTCAACGGCTTCTACGAGTTCGTCCCCGCCCAGACGGACCCCAGCCTCAAGAAGCTCTACGGGCAGTTGGGCTCGGCCGCGGAGAACCAGCTCTGGTTCGACAAGCTCAAGGAGGTCATCGACCGTACCCAACCCGACATCCTGTGGCAGGACTTCAGGATGGACGCAGTCGACGAAACACAGCGCCTGAACTTCCTTTCGTACTACTACAACCAGGCCAACAGCTGGGGCCGTGAGGTCGTCGCCACCTACAAGGACGGCATGAACGGCAAGGGCGAGGTCTTCGACTACGAGCGCGGCGGCCCGGCCGACCTCACCACGCCGTACTGGCTGACCGACGACAGCATCTCCAGCAGCAGCTGGTGCTACACCCAGGGCATCGGCTACTACACCGTCCAGCAGATGCTGCACTCGTTCATCGACCGGGTCAGCAAGAACGGCAACATGCTGCTGAACATCGCGCCGATGGCCGACGGCACCATCCCCCAGGCACAGAAGGACATCCTGCTGGGCATCGGCGACCACCTGAAGCGCTTCGGTGAGTCGGTGTACTCGACCCGCGCCTGGACGGCGTACGGCGAGGGCCCGACGAAGATGGGTGGCGGCGCGTTCACCACCCCGCATGCCGGCACCGCGCAGGACATCCGCTTCACCCGCAACAAGGCGAACAACGTCCTGTACGCCACCGTCCTCGGCTGGCCCGGAAGCTCGCTGACGATCAAGACGCTCAGCTCGGACCGGATCAACCTCTCGTCGCTCACCTCGGTGAAGCTCCTCGGCTCCACCGCCGGCACCTCCATCGACCTGCCCACACCGGCCCAGAACTCCTCCGGCCTCACGGTCACCCTGCCGTCCTCGGCGCCGTACAGCGCCAACGCCTACGTCCTGAAGCTCTCTTTCGCCGGCACGATCCCGGGCCTGCGGCCGCTCGCCGGTACCCTCGCCTCCACGGACGTCAACTACAGCGGCAACTCGGCCGTACTCAACGTCGGTGACTACACCACGGCCGACCTCACCTCGGCCGGGCTGGGCGCGGGCAGCATCTCCTCCCTCCGGCCGGCCGCCGGCTACCAGGTGATCGGCTACTCCGGGGACAACTTCAGCGGCACCTCCTGGACGTTCACCGCCGAGAACCCCGACCTGCGGGTCACCGGCAACAACGACCAGATCGCCTCGCTGAGGGTCCAGTTCAACCCGACGACCTACTTCCGGATCACCAACGCCACCAACGGACTCGTCCTGGACAGCGGCGGCAGCGTCCCCTCCGGGTCCAACCTCAAGCAGTGGACCTGGAACGGCAGCAACAACCTGCAGTGGCAGGCGGAGCCGGTCGGAGGCGGCTACTACCGGCTGGTCAACCGGACGAACGGCATGGTCGCCGACAGCTGGGGCGCCACCGACAACGGCTCTCCGGCCCGACAGGCCCCCTGGAACGGCGGCACCAACCAGCAGTGGAAGATCGTCCACCGGGGCGGCGATCGCTACTCGATCGCCAACCGCACCACCGGCCTGGTCCTCGACGGCGGCGGAAACGTCGCCTCCGGCTCCGTCACCAAGCAGTGGACGTACAACAGCAGCACCAACCTGCTGTGGTCCTTCACGGCCGTCTGACTCCTCGGGCCGCAGGACCGGCTGCGGCGGCGTACACCTCGTGCGCCGCCGCAGCCGCCGTCACGCTCCCGTCCGTGTCGGCTCCTCACCACGGGCGAACCAAGGAGGCGCCGCTCTGCGGTCCGCCCGGCACCGTATCGGCGGTTCTGAGCACCAGGTCGTGATCACGTGTCAGTTGGGGCCGCAGCGACAGCCCTCCGCCGGGACCCACGCATCGGACGGCCGGAAACACGCTGACGTCCCGGCGATCGACGAGATCGCCGGTCAGCATCGCCAGGCGGATCTCCGGCCCGTCGTACGCGCTCAGGCGCAGATCCCACAGCGCCTCTCCCCCGGGATATGATTCCGGCGTCGTCACCTTCGCCGTTGTCGGCGAGAACCTTGCCGATGAGGAGCTTCGCTCCGGGGGCGACACCCTTGTACTTGCCTCCGGACTTGGCGCCGGTTCCGGAGACGGTGGACGCGACGTGCGTGCCGTGGCTCTGCACGTCATTCGTGGTGGTGGCCGAGCTGAAGTTCTTGGATGCGATCACCTGGCCCTTGAGGTCCGGGTGAGTGCTGTCGAGGCCGGTGTCCAGGACGGCGACCTTGACACCCTTGCCGTCGTAGCCCTTGGCCCAGGCCGCGGGCGCGCCGATCTGCGGCACGGACTTGTCGAGGCTGGCCTTGCGGACGCCGTCGAACCAGACATGGGAGATGCCCGAGGCGAGGGCGTCACCGTTGGTGAGGGTGTCCCACAGCTTCGACGTGTCCTTGGTGGGCGCCTGGAGGAGGTCCATGTCCAGGGACTTGAAGGTCCGGTGGACCATACCCGTGCCCCGGACCGCGGCCTTCAGGGTGCGTGCGCTGCCCTTGTAGCCGACGAGGACCTTCATGCCATCCCGCTGGTTCCTGCGGTTGGCCGGCTTGTTGAGCTCGGTGAAGTCGAACAGCCGCTGGTCGAGGCTGCCGCTCGCGATCATCCGGGCCGCGTCCGTCGGTATGACGAGGGTGTGGCCCTTCTTCCGTATCTGCACGGGCACCCGCTCGCGCCCCTTGGCCCGCTCCATACCGACGACTTGGCCCTTGGCATCGACGATGACACGGTCACCGGTGACGAGGGTGACGCGGTCCGTGCCGGTGGCTTTCCCCGTGTAATTGACGGCGGTCGGCACCCGCAGCGGCGCGAGCGTCGCCTGACCG includes these proteins:
- a CDS encoding alpha-L-fucosidase, whose translation is MSSSINRRHFLAGATCVAAAAVAGGVFSAGIAQAAPSTYTPDWNSVDQHPPAPEWFQDAKFGIYFHWGVFSVPAYENEWYPRSMYQAGGNANQHHIATYGQPSAWPYHNFINGAQDLAGNFVKFAPKLKSAGGNFDPDEWVQLFVDSGARFAGPVAEHHDGFSMWDSQVNEWNSVKKGPGLDLLQLFSTAIRAKGLKLLVAMHHAYHFNGFYEFVPAQTDPSLKKLYGQLGSAAENQLWFDKLKEVIDRTQPDILWQDFRMDAVDETQRLNFLSYYYNQANSWGREVVATYKDGMNGKGEVFDYERGGPADLTTPYWLTDDSISSSSWCYTQGIGYYTVQQMLHSFIDRVSKNGNMLLNIAPMADGTIPQAQKDILLGIGDHLKRFGESVYSTRAWTAYGEGPTKMGGGAFTTPHAGTAQDIRFTRNKANNVLYATVLGWPGSSLTIKTLSSDRINLSSLTSVKLLGSTAGTSIDLPTPAQNSSGLTVTLPSSAPYSANAYVLKLSFAGTIPGLRPLAGTLASTDVNYSGNSAVLNVGDYTTADLTSAGLGAGSISSLRPAAGYQVIGYSGDNFSGTSWTFTAENPDLRVTGNNDQIASLRVQFNPTTYFRITNATNGLVLDSGGSVPSGSNLKQWTWNGSNNLQWQAEPVGGGYYRLVNRTNGMVADSWGATDNGSPARQAPWNGGTNQQWKIVHRGGDRYSIANRTTGLVLDGGGNVASGSVTKQWTYNSSTNLLWSFTAV